TACCGGTGGGCTCGTCGGCGAGCAGTATGGCCGGCTCCTTCACCAGCGCCCTGGCCACCGCGATACGCTGCTGCTCGCCTCCGGAGAGGCTGAGCGGCTTGTAGTTCGCCTTGTGCCTGAGTTTCACGTAGGAAAGACTCTTAAGGACCCTGTTCTTGACCTCCGCCGGCCCTACCCCCATCACCTTCAAGGCCATCGCTATGTTTTCGAAAACACTCTTGTTGGGCAGGAGCTTGAAATCCTGAAACACGAAGCCTATCCTTCTCCGGAGGCTCGGTATCTCGGCCCGTGGTATCCTGTAGTAGTTCCTGCCGTCTATTATTATCTGGCCGTCCGAGGGGCTCTCGCTCCCGAACATTATCTTAAGGAGCGTACTCTTCCCGGCCCCGCTCGCGCCGGTCACGAATACGAACTCCCCCTTGCCTATCTTAAGCGTTACGTCCTCAAGGGCGGGTACGGAGCTCTCGTAATTCTTGAATACATGGAAGAGTTGGATCATGGGGTCGCCCTTTTATAGCCCGGCCGTCAAATAAAAGTTACTGTTTTCCGGAACTTGACGTATATCCAAAATATTATCCCAGTTGGCCAATTTCATGTCAAGGGTTTATGGCTAAGTAGTGGTACGGAACGACGCGGCACTACCGGACAGTCTGAAAGGCGTCCTTTATGATCTCGGTCCTAAAACTTTTTTTTCCATCTTTTCCATCTCCGGGCTCCACGCTCACCACGTCGAACCTTACCTGCCGGTCAGATTGGCCCGAGCGCATAAGGTACTCCCTGGCGGCCTTTATTATCCTATCCCTCTTCCTGGAGTCCACGGCCTCCTCGGGCGAGCCGATACTCCCCCGCCCCCTTGCCTTGACCTCCACGAACACTATGGTCTCCCCGTCCGTCGCTATAAGGTCTATCTC
This window of the Thermodesulfobacteriota bacterium genome carries:
- the ftsE gene encoding cell division ATP-binding protein FtsE; the encoded protein is MIQLFHVFKNYESSVPALEDVTLKIGKGEFVFVTGASGAGKSTLLKIMFGSESPSDGQIIIDGRNYYRIPRAEIPSLRRRIGFVFQDFKLLPNKSVFENIAMALKVMGVGPAEVKNRVLKSLSYVKLRHKANYKPLSLSGGEQQRIAVARALVKEPAILLADEPTGNLDPGLAVEIMDLFKEVNNRGTTVVVATHDRGLLDRLHKRIIVLDKGRVSD
- a CDS encoding YraN family protein; this translates as MIFRGLFGGTSKPPEGRDLGKRGEDEAARVLKKNGYKVIERNFRCRRGEIDLIATDGETIVFVEVKARGRGSIGSPEEAVDSRKRDRIIKAAREYLMRSGQSDRQVRFDVVSVEPGDGKDGKKSFRTEIIKDAFQTVR